A stretch of Macadamia integrifolia cultivar HAES 741 chromosome 7, SCU_Mint_v3, whole genome shotgun sequence DNA encodes these proteins:
- the LOC122083651 gene encoding uncharacterized protein LOC122083651, translated as MSEPPFRPREKLMEKQKYFQSIGKPTYLKGPFDKVTSVAIPLALATTSLFLIARGIYNLANGIGKKE; from the exons ATGTCGGAGCCACCTTTTAGACCCAGGGAGAAGCTTATGGAGAAGCAGAAGTACTTCCAAAGCATTGGCAAACCCACATACTTGAAAGGACCCTTTGACAAGGTCACCTCAGTTGCCATTCCCCTTGCATTGGCAACTACCTCTTTGTTTCTCATT GCACGAGGAATCTACAATCTGGCCAATGGGATAGGAAAGAAGGAATAA
- the LOC122083566 gene encoding glutaredoxin-like, producing MALAKAKEIVSSNPTVVFGKTHCPHCKKVKQLLSELKVTYKVVELDLEIDGSDIQAALLEWTGQKTVPNVFIGGNHIGGCDATMAKHQGGKLVPLLTEAGSLAKTDDVVA from the exons ATGGCTTTGGCTAAGGCAAAGGAGATCGTTTCATCCAACCCGACCGTGGTCTTCGG TAAGACACACTGCCCTCATTGCAAGAAGGTCAAGCAGTTGCTGTCAGAGCTAAAAGTAACTTACAAGGTCGTAGAACTGGATTTGGAAA TTGATGGAAGTGATATTCAGGCTGCACTCTTAGAGTGGACAGGACAGAAGACTGTCCCTAATGTGTTCATTGGTGGCAATCACATTGGAGGCTGCGATG CAACTATGGCAAAGCACCAGGGGGGGAAGCTTGTGCCCTTGCTTACTGAAGCTGGATCTCTTGCTAAAACTGATGATGTTGTTGCTTGA